A portion of the Granulosicoccus antarcticus IMCC3135 genome contains these proteins:
- the tolR gene encoding protein TolR, which yields MRAIRPIRANRRPRRMVAEINVVPYIDVMLVLLVIFMITAPLLQTGVEIDLPDAAATPIADAGEAQEPLILSVDSSGEWYLNVGEETDKPLTREEVQRLASAVLRLNPERRVLVAGDASINYGQIMQAMVTLQLSGAPEIGLMSDPER from the coding sequence ATGCGAGCCATTCGGCCCATTCGCGCCAATCGACGGCCACGACGTATGGTGGCCGAGATCAATGTCGTGCCCTATATAGACGTCATGCTGGTATTGCTGGTGATCTTCATGATTACAGCGCCGCTGTTGCAGACCGGTGTCGAAATCGATCTGCCCGATGCTGCTGCAACACCTATTGCGGATGCCGGTGAGGCACAGGAGCCACTGATTCTGTCGGTGGATAGTTCCGGTGAGTGGTATTTGAATGTGGGTGAGGAAACGGACAAGCCGTTGACTCGTGAAGAGGTGCAACGATTGGCCAGTGCCGTGTTGCGGCTCAACCCTGAAAGACGGGTATTGGTGGCGGGAGACGCCAGCATAAACTATGGTCAGATCATGCAAGCGATGGTAACCCTGCAATTATCAGGTGCGCCAGAGATTGGTTTGATGTCCGACCCGGAGCGATAA
- the tolQ gene encoding protein TolQ: protein MNSDMSIMHLILGASPIVQVVLVILAMASIFSWALILGKSRQLRRAQRMAEDFEQDFWGSSDISGTYSKLTMRRGTLDGLERIFEAGFSEFGRLRRKTSNDEIIMDGSGRAMRIAVSREAELIENHLPFLATVGSISPYIGLFGTVWGIMNSFTALGNVQQATLAMVAPGIAEALIATAVGLFAAIPAVIFYNRFATDVDRLLNRYENFAEEFSTVLQRQAIRRVGGDTETS, encoded by the coding sequence GTGAATTCTGACATGTCCATCATGCACCTGATCCTGGGTGCAAGCCCGATCGTGCAGGTAGTGTTGGTGATCCTGGCGATGGCATCCATCTTCTCCTGGGCACTGATTCTGGGCAAATCACGCCAACTGCGCCGGGCTCAGCGTATGGCTGAAGATTTCGAGCAGGATTTCTGGGGCTCCTCTGATATTTCCGGTACCTATTCCAAGCTGACGATGCGTCGCGGCACGCTGGATGGGCTTGAGCGTATTTTCGAGGCCGGTTTTTCCGAGTTCGGACGTTTGCGTCGCAAGACCAGCAATGATGAAATCATCATGGATGGTTCAGGTCGGGCCATGCGCATCGCCGTCTCGCGTGAAGCCGAACTCATCGAAAATCATCTGCCTTTTCTGGCAACCGTGGGTTCCATCAGTCCCTATATTGGTCTTTTTGGTACGGTTTGGGGCATCATGAATTCCTTCACTGCTCTGGGCAATGTGCAGCAGGCAACATTGGCGATGGTCGCTCCCGGCATTGCCGAGGCGCTGATTGCAACGGCCGTTGGCTTGTTCGCAGCGATTCCAGCGGTCATTTTCTATAACCGCTTTGCCACCGATGTTGATCGGCTGCTGAATCGTTACGAGAACTTTGCCGAAGAATTCTCCACGGTCTTGCAACGTCAGGCCATCCGCCGGGTTGGCGGTGATACGGAAACCAGCTGA
- the ybgC gene encoding tol-pal system-associated acyl-CoA thioesterase: MSQFSIPIRVYIEDTDAGGIVFYANYLRFMERARTEWLRAGGIELDQLQAEQRRVFVVRSVNIDYLSPARFNDQLTVTSKLLTLKSASAILEQSVLRGDTLLTKSTVVLVYVDIDEMTPCAIPTEIREAINREF, encoded by the coding sequence ATGTCTCAATTTTCCATCCCGATACGGGTTTATATCGAAGACACTGATGCCGGCGGTATCGTGTTTTATGCCAACTACCTCCGTTTTATGGAGCGCGCCCGTACTGAATGGCTCAGAGCGGGTGGGATAGAGCTGGATCAGTTGCAGGCCGAACAACGGAGGGTGTTCGTCGTGCGATCGGTGAATATCGACTACCTGTCGCCCGCACGTTTCAATGACCAACTGACGGTAACCTCCAAATTGTTAACTTTGAAGTCCGCTAGTGCCATTCTGGAACAGTCAGTTCTGCGAGGCGATACCCTTCTAACCAAATCTACCGTCGTACTGGTGTATGTCGATATCGACGAAATGACACCCTGTGCGATTCCAACCGAGATTCGAGAGGCTATCAACCGTGAATTCTGA
- the ruvB gene encoding Holliday junction branch migration DNA helicase RuvB produces the protein MSDPERLLAADVRKEDAQERAMRPKMLADYHGQRAVTEQMELFIAAAKMRSEALDHVLVFGPPGLGKTTLANIIANELDVRILHTSGPVLERPGDLAAILTNLEANDVLFIDEIHRMSALVEEVLYPAMEDYQIDIMTGEGVSARSFKIDLPPFTLVGATTRAGLLTSPLRDRFGIVQRLEFYEVDDLAGIVARSARLLEVPIDERGCIEIARRARGTPRIANRLLRRVRDFVDIRAEGKINADTADQALNLLNVDTLGLDNMDRRMLNAIIHKFAGGPVGIDNLGAALSEETGTLEEVVEPYLIQQGLLMRTPRGRVVTPHAYKHFGLQIPADGAG, from the coding sequence ATGTCCGACCCCGAACGACTGCTAGCGGCCGATGTGCGAAAGGAGGATGCACAGGAACGGGCCATGCGCCCCAAGATGCTGGCCGATTACCATGGGCAGCGAGCTGTCACAGAACAGATGGAGTTGTTCATCGCGGCTGCAAAGATGCGCAGCGAGGCTCTGGATCATGTGCTGGTGTTTGGCCCGCCAGGGCTAGGCAAGACCACGCTGGCCAATATCATTGCAAACGAGCTGGATGTGCGCATTCTGCATACCTCCGGCCCGGTATTGGAGCGTCCTGGTGATCTGGCCGCCATATTGACCAATCTGGAAGCCAATGATGTGCTGTTCATCGATGAGATTCATCGTATGAGCGCGCTGGTGGAAGAGGTGCTCTATCCCGCGATGGAGGACTACCAGATCGATATCATGACCGGGGAGGGCGTCAGCGCCCGCTCTTTCAAGATCGATCTGCCACCTTTTACGCTGGTCGGAGCGACCACGCGCGCCGGTTTGCTGACCTCACCGTTGCGCGATCGCTTCGGAATTGTTCAACGACTGGAATTCTATGAAGTGGACGATCTGGCTGGAATCGTTGCCCGTTCGGCCCGATTGCTGGAGGTGCCCATCGATGAGCGTGGTTGCATCGAGATTGCCCGTCGAGCGCGAGGTACTCCCCGTATAGCCAATCGCCTGCTGCGTCGGGTGCGTGACTTCGTGGATATCCGTGCAGAGGGTAAAATCAACGCCGATACCGCTGATCAAGCTCTCAACCTGCTGAATGTGGACACACTGGGCCTGGACAATATGGACAGGCGCATGCTCAATGCCATTATTCACAAGTTTGCCGGCGGCCCGGTAGGTATCGACAACCTGGGGGCCGCTTTATCGGAGGAGACCGGTACGCTTGAGGAGGTGGTGGAGCCGTATCTGATCCAGCAAGGCCTGCTGATGCGAACGCCACGTGGGCGAGTTGTAACCCCGCATGCCTACAAGCATTTCGGGTTGCAAATACCTGCTGACGGTGCGGGCTGA
- the ruvA gene encoding Holliday junction branch migration protein RuvA, with protein MIGRLTGVLLEKNPPSLLIDVQGVGYEVDAPMSTFYALPPLGDTTALFTHLVVREDAQLLYGFGTRTERVLFRALLKVNGVGAKVALAILSGLSTDEFLSCIATKDINALTRVPGIGKKTAERLLIELQDKVETLGLGMGSLPSGSLPLDDEPSAREQAEEALVSLGYKPAEATRLLDKHAEAGQSVEQMIRAALRGAAR; from the coding sequence ATGATTGGTCGGTTGACAGGGGTTCTGCTTGAGAAGAACCCACCTTCACTGCTCATTGATGTGCAGGGTGTGGGCTACGAAGTAGATGCGCCCATGTCTACCTTCTATGCCTTGCCGCCACTGGGCGATACCACCGCTTTGTTCACGCACCTGGTGGTGCGCGAAGATGCACAATTGCTGTACGGGTTTGGCACACGCACAGAGCGGGTTCTTTTCCGCGCCCTGTTGAAAGTCAACGGTGTGGGTGCCAAGGTCGCCCTGGCGATTCTGTCAGGTCTGAGTACCGATGAGTTTCTGAGTTGCATCGCGACCAAGGACATCAACGCGCTTACTCGTGTGCCGGGTATCGGCAAGAAGACGGCCGAGCGCCTGCTGATCGAATTGCAGGACAAGGTGGAGACACTGGGGCTGGGCATGGGTAGTCTGCCAAGCGGTAGCTTGCCGCTGGATGATGAACCCAGTGCGCGGGAGCAGGCGGAAGAGGCGCTGGTATCGCTGGGCTACAAGCCAGCTGAGGCTACACGTCTGCTCGACAAGCACGCTGAGGCAGGCCAGAGTGTCGAACAGATGATACGTGCAGCATTGCGAGGCGCTGCCCGATAG
- the ruvC gene encoding crossover junction endodeoxyribonuclease RuvC, whose protein sequence is MGIDPGSVITGYGIIESDGARSFHLTHGHIRVKGDSFPERLGHIHAALGDIINEWQPQEVAIEQVFLSNNPMSALKLGQARGAAITAAISRQLTVAEYAPRLVKKVVTGSGAADKKQVQIMVRALLQIIPEVQVDAADGLAIAICHAHSRKAPGGTVLPQRKRTRGRGLRL, encoded by the coding sequence ATGGGCATTGATCCGGGCTCGGTCATTACCGGTTACGGTATTATCGAGTCCGACGGGGCGCGCAGCTTTCACCTGACGCACGGCCATATCCGTGTCAAAGGCGACTCGTTTCCCGAACGCCTGGGCCATATTCACGCAGCGCTGGGCGATATCATCAATGAGTGGCAGCCGCAGGAAGTGGCCATTGAACAGGTTTTCCTGAGCAATAATCCGATGTCTGCGCTGAAGTTGGGGCAGGCGCGTGGTGCGGCTATCACCGCGGCGATATCGCGTCAGTTAACGGTGGCAGAATACGCCCCGCGACTGGTCAAGAAAGTGGTAACAGGCTCAGGCGCTGCCGACAAGAAACAAGTACAGATCATGGTCAGAGCCTTGTTGCAGATCATCCCTGAGGTACAGGTTGATGCGGCCGATGGTCTGGCTATTGCCATTTGTCATGCCCATTCGCGCAAGGCGCCGGGAGGCACCGTTTTGCCACAAAGAAAGCGTACGCGCGGAAGAGGCTTGAGATTATGA
- a CDS encoding YebC/PmpR family DNA-binding transcriptional regulator: MAGHSKWANIQHRKGKQDAKRGKLFTKFIREINIAARMGGSDLTSNPRLRLAVDKALSGNMTKDTIERAIKKGAGELDDVAYEENRYEGYGVNGVAIMVDTMTDNRNRTVSEVKHAFTKYGGNMGAQGSVSYLFEKQGVLNYGEGVDEDAIMEAALEAGADDVITNDDGSIDVLTTEDNFMDVKEALIAADLSPEHSEVTMRASVDVELDVEQGEKLLKLIDVLEDLDDVQSVFTNADIPGESYGE; this comes from the coding sequence ATGGCCGGACATAGTAAATGGGCCAATATCCAGCATCGCAAGGGCAAGCAAGACGCCAAGCGTGGCAAATTGTTCACCAAATTCATCCGCGAAATCAATATCGCAGCGAGGATGGGTGGTTCTGACTTGACGTCCAATCCGCGCCTGCGTCTGGCAGTGGATAAGGCCTTGAGCGGCAACATGACCAAGGACACCATCGAACGCGCGATCAAGAAAGGCGCGGGCGAGCTGGATGATGTGGCTTACGAGGAAAATCGCTACGAAGGATATGGCGTGAACGGTGTGGCCATCATGGTCGATACCATGACGGACAACCGTAACCGTACGGTCTCGGAGGTGAAACACGCTTTCACCAAGTATGGCGGCAACATGGGCGCTCAGGGTTCAGTCTCCTACCTGTTCGAAAAGCAAGGTGTGCTGAATTATGGGGAAGGCGTTGACGAAGATGCCATCATGGAAGCCGCTCTGGAAGCGGGAGCTGATGATGTGATCACCAATGATGATGGTTCCATTGATGTACTGACAACAGAAGATAACTTCATGGACGTCAAGGAGGCTTTGATCGCCGCCGACTTGTCGCCGGAGCATTCCGAAGTCACCATGCGGGCCTCGGTCGATGTGGAACTGGACGTTGAGCAGGGCGAAAAATTGCTGAAACTGATCGATGTGCTCGAAGATCTCGATGATGTGCAGTCAGTCTTTACCAACGCGGATATTCCTGGCGAATCCTACGGCGAATAA
- a CDS encoding esterase/lipase family protein, translating into MTSNSSEPLPGQITVLVHGIWMHGVVMRVMGRMLEARGFRTHSVSYNFLKRNPAENARKLHDEIGVLGAKSINLVGHSLGGIVILHLLHEYPELAVNKVVLIGSPVRGSYVASRVNNSPALRRLLGRSIEGGLLGGAPGFAAGRPLGIITGNGKLGITSLLYPVGTQSDGVVRESETLIDNASDRICLPLSHSTLIFSRQCTDYVARFLTLGRFRE; encoded by the coding sequence TTGACAAGCAACAGTTCAGAGCCGTTACCCGGCCAGATTACCGTGCTGGTACACGGTATCTGGATGCATGGTGTGGTGATGCGAGTCATGGGCAGAATGCTTGAAGCCCGTGGGTTTCGCACGCATTCGGTCAGCTATAATTTTCTCAAGCGCAACCCGGCAGAGAACGCCCGCAAGCTGCATGATGAGATTGGTGTGCTGGGAGCCAAGAGCATCAATCTGGTTGGTCATAGCCTGGGCGGAATCGTGATTCTGCATCTGTTGCATGAATATCCGGAACTGGCAGTCAACAAGGTGGTGCTGATCGGTTCGCCAGTTCGGGGAAGCTATGTGGCCAGTCGCGTTAATAATTCACCGGCACTGCGACGATTGTTGGGCCGCAGTATCGAAGGCGGGTTGCTGGGTGGGGCTCCGGGCTTTGCAGCAGGTCGTCCTCTGGGTATCATCACCGGCAACGGCAAGCTGGGAATCACCTCGCTACTGTATCCGGTCGGTACACAGAGTGATGGCGTGGTACGTGAAAGTGAAACCCTGATAGATAATGCAAGCGACAGAATCTGTTTGCCGTTATCGCATTCAACCCTGATATTTTCTCGTCAATGTACCGACTACGTGGCACGCTTTCTGACTCTTGGCCGATTCCGAGAGTAA
- the nudB gene encoding dihydroneopterin triphosphate diphosphatase, with the protein MPDTASGTARVRSLFKRPESVLVVVYTLQLEVLLICRQSPAGFWQSVTGSLEPGETPALAASRELAEETGIVVPVNDHGTSRTYPIQAAWRRRYAPGVVENLEHEFSVQLPDRCEVVLDSSEHSEYCWLPIVEAIAKVSSCSNRAALQAIFKAEG; encoded by the coding sequence ATGCCTGATACAGCTTCCGGCACGGCACGGGTACGTTCGCTGTTCAAGCGGCCCGAGTCCGTGCTGGTAGTGGTCTATACCCTGCAACTGGAGGTGCTGCTGATCTGCCGCCAGAGCCCTGCAGGGTTCTGGCAGTCAGTGACGGGCAGTCTGGAGCCGGGTGAGACACCTGCTCTGGCTGCCAGTCGCGAACTGGCAGAGGAGACCGGCATCGTGGTGCCGGTCAACGATCACGGCACCAGCCGTACTTATCCTATCCAGGCAGCCTGGCGCAGACGCTATGCTCCGGGTGTGGTGGAGAATCTGGAGCATGAGTTCAGCGTGCAGTTGCCTGATCGCTGTGAGGTGGTGCTGGACTCGTCCGAGCATTCCGAGTATTGCTGGTTACCGATCGTCGAGGCCATTGCCAAGGTATCGTCCTGTTCAAATCGGGCAGCCTTGCAGGCTATTTTCAAGGCCGAGGGTTAA